From a single Aquarana catesbeiana isolate 2022-GZ linkage group LG09, ASM4218655v1, whole genome shotgun sequence genomic region:
- the HDHD3 gene encoding haloacid dehalogenase-like hydrolase domain-containing protein 3 codes for MKLRLLTWDVKDTLLRLRLPVGQQYQAEAKRRGLQVDPSVLEASFRQVYRSHWRLFPNYGLSQGMTSHQWWLDVVSQTFHLSGVQDERTVQPLAEKLYQDFCTDKYWEVLPGARKALQGCSDLGLKMAVISNFDRRLEDILRNCDLDRHFDFVLTSETAGCAKPHLGIFLKALHLASVSPQHSAHIGDDYNNDYKGPQQVGMLSFLLHPETGRLKEQIPEDHIIHSLDQLVPRIHRLMK; via the coding sequence ATGAAACTCCGGCTTCTCACCTGGGATGTGAAAGACACGTTACTTCGCTTACGTCTTCCCGTTGGACAGCAATATCAGGCCGAAGCCAAGAGGAGAGGGCTACAGGTAGATCCATCTGTACTGGAGGCTTCTTTTCGACAGGTTTATCGAAGTCATTGGCGTCTCTTCCCCAACTACGGCCTGTCTCAAGGCATGACTTCCCATCAGTGGTGGTTGGACGTGGTCTCTCAGACCTTTCACCTCTCTGGTGTCCAGGATGAGAGGACTGTACAGCCATTGGCAGAAAAACTCTATCAAGATTTCTGCACTGACAAATACTGGGAGGTGTTACCAGGTGCCAGGAAAGCTCTTCAAGGTTGTAGCGACTTAGGCCTCAAGATGGCAGTCATCTCCAACTTTGACCGCCGATTGGAGGACATCTTGAGGAACTGTGACTTAGACAGACATTTTGATTTTGTGCTGACTTCTGAGACCGCTGGTTGTGCCAAGCCCCATTTGGGGATCTTTCTCAAAGCTTTACACCTTGCCAGTGTGTCACCTCAACACTCTGCTCATATTGGTGATGATTATAATAATGACTATAAAGGGCCTCAGCAAGTTGGCATGCTCAGCTTTCTACTCCATCCAGAAACTGGCCGGCTTAAAGAACAGATTCCAGAGGATCATATTATACATTCTCTAGATCAGCTTGTTCCTAGGATTCATAGACTTATGAAATAA